From Enterococcus mundtii, the proteins below share one genomic window:
- a CDS encoding VanZ family protein, with protein sequence MIQQIGFWESIVDILTLKPVFFVGLLILASFLFWFTRKNKGSFKLVSILSSLLLFYYMSVTFFNVFGVPTLYGLNRISGFGENIFNPNINLVPFIDGINTGYILNIICFIPIGFLCPLISPTYRKFSYSLLFGFCTSLLIELSQLFTVARATDIDDLTSNVLGMILGYFLIEVILRMINHSSNKILDKTSDFSWSIPVLVVFIAFANTFFS encoded by the coding sequence ATGATACAACAAATCGGATTCTGGGAATCCATAGTAGATATCTTGACTTTAAAACCTGTATTCTTCGTAGGACTACTAATTTTGGCAAGTTTTTTATTTTGGTTCACCAGAAAAAATAAAGGTTCTTTTAAATTGGTAAGCATTCTATCATCACTTTTATTGTTTTATTATATGAGTGTGACATTCTTCAATGTGTTCGGTGTTCCTACGCTTTATGGACTAAACAGAATCAGTGGGTTCGGCGAAAATATTTTCAATCCGAATATCAATCTTGTTCCTTTCATCGATGGAATAAATACAGGGTATATTCTCAATATTATTTGTTTTATACCCATCGGATTCTTATGTCCTTTAATTAGTCCCACGTATAGAAAATTCAGCTATTCTCTTTTGTTTGGCTTTTGCACTTCTTTATTGATTGAACTGAGTCAACTGTTTACGGTAGCTAGAGCAACAGATATCGACGATTTAACTTCAAATGTACTAGGAATGATTCTAGGTTATTTTCTGATTGAGGTCATCTTAAGAATGATCAATCATTCGTCAAATAAAATCCTTGATAAAACGTCTGATTTTTCATGGTCAATTCCTGTATTGGTCGTTTTTATTGCTTTCGCTAATACATTTTTTAGTTAA
- the yqeK gene encoding bis(5'-nucleosyl)-tetraphosphatase (symmetrical) YqeK, which yields MTIVNSLALRDDVYRFLEEHDHIKTYEHCIAVGDCAEKLAVNYNTNGEKAKIAGYLHDISAIYPNNHRITIAKEMGIELNQEELVFPMIIHQKISKKMAEKIFDITDNEILSAIECHTTLRGRYTQLDLVVFVADKISWDQDGIPPYLDSLLSALECSLESAALYYIKYLLDQGVKVVHPWLKEAHESLSKAVSKGEDGRDICQNL from the coding sequence ATGACAATAGTGAATAGTTTGGCATTAAGAGATGATGTTTATCGTTTTCTTGAAGAACATGATCATATAAAAACTTATGAACATTGTATAGCAGTCGGCGATTGTGCGGAGAAACTTGCTGTAAATTACAATACCAATGGAGAAAAAGCCAAAATAGCGGGTTATTTACACGATATATCCGCAATTTATCCAAACAATCATAGAATTACTATAGCAAAAGAAATGGGGATAGAACTAAATCAAGAAGAGTTGGTATTTCCAATGATCATTCACCAGAAGATCTCAAAAAAAATGGCAGAAAAGATTTTTGACATCACTGACAACGAGATTTTATCCGCAATTGAGTGTCATACAACTTTAAGGGGGAGGTATACTCAACTAGACTTAGTTGTGTTCGTTGCAGATAAAATAAGTTGGGATCAAGATGGAATTCCTCCGTATCTAGACAGTTTATTATCAGCACTTGAATGTTCTTTAGAAAGTGCTGCATTGTATTATATTAAATATCTATTGGATCAAGGCGTCAAAGTTGTTCATCCATGGCTAAAAGAAGCACATGAATCATTGTCTAAGGCAGTTAGTAAAGGAGAGGACGGGAGAGATATATGCCAGAATTTATAA
- a CDS encoding DUF2247 family protein, giving the protein MNLACFKEKDVNYSWKTIYVGVIQKFFDLKVISDYAIELMDQGNDDDFINELAWGIKPDALQSVLFELKRKYFPNVDEGGNDYKFEEQKLRFIYLSKLNDTMNDEDYLLNGIAEFYNNNGYPEDMVSFINYMPQEVPTTKKDLIERFHQFLDSENEKINER; this is encoded by the coding sequence ATGAATTTAGCATGTTTTAAAGAAAAAGATGTGAACTATAGTTGGAAAACTATCTATGTTGGAGTAATTCAAAAATTTTTCGATCTAAAAGTAATTTCTGACTATGCGATAGAGCTAATGGATCAGGGAAATGATGATGATTTTATTAATGAACTTGCATGGGGAATAAAACCTGACGCATTACAATCAGTGTTATTTGAATTGAAAAGAAAGTACTTTCCTAATGTGGATGAAGGCGGTAATGATTACAAATTTGAAGAACAAAAACTTAGATTTATTTATTTATCTAAATTAAATGATACCATGAATGATGAAGATTATTTGTTAAATGGAATTGCAGAATTCTATAATAACAATGGGTATCCAGAAGATATGGTTAGCTTCATAAATTATATGCCTCAAGAAGTTCCTACTACAAAAAAAGATTTGATAGAAAGATTCCATCAATTCTTAGATTCAGAAAATGAAAAAATTAATGAAAGATGA
- a CDS encoding T7SS effector LXG polymorphic toxin, translating into MGLIYVSSESSDFMSALKSNLGSGKETVSQLKSGSQKVVSAVDGQQLSGAAYTAGKGLFADLIIPTITRTTNAIEQIEQELKKYQNTDKIVASEGELNEDKLNQQIQVTRTMKNSVDQTLFFVRLQTTLNPIASVLDTLLNVQRDLERMTDSFQQDIDHLQNQLRKLQDFNTQTSGLFANSLNELKIAMQGVLILNNTTIKSDGSYSLPKGTNKSYFEKKKKDVSLVIESGDQEIELIKGTDSLEEINRKTIACANIGINPYTGKKISQEEAKKFKYAAWSGTLTNIGDTVMGAYYGNKGASRIDGMDDVGSVKKKSNSESTGGATQKVISEFKSPVLDGKRVGGGTTVDDIKPIWGKDPLDKPIIDKEFPHVPKEHGFSNIVDNYPTIANEYSLVGGDGISRRFFQIEGSNNGKIGVFEWIVEPNGNISHRRFINGGTLTGKPNQVPKK; encoded by the coding sequence ATGGGATTGATTTATGTCAGTAGTGAATCTTCGGACTTTATGTCTGCGCTTAAAAGTAATTTAGGAAGTGGTAAAGAAACTGTTAGTCAATTGAAGTCGGGTAGTCAAAAAGTTGTTTCAGCCGTGGACGGACAGCAATTATCTGGTGCGGCGTACACAGCAGGCAAAGGCTTGTTTGCGGACTTGATCATTCCAACGATTACACGCACAACAAATGCCATTGAACAGATTGAACAAGAATTGAAAAAATACCAAAATACCGATAAAATAGTGGCAAGTGAAGGCGAATTGAATGAAGATAAATTAAATCAACAAATACAAGTCACACGTACAATGAAAAACTCAGTAGACCAGACCTTATTTTTCGTCCGATTACAAACGACACTGAATCCAATTGCAAGTGTACTAGATACATTGTTGAATGTTCAAAGAGATTTGGAACGAATGACTGATAGCTTTCAACAAGATATCGATCATTTACAAAATCAACTAAGAAAACTACAGGATTTCAATACACAAACAAGCGGTTTATTTGCTAATAGTCTAAATGAGTTGAAGATAGCGATGCAAGGCGTATTAATATTAAATAATACGACAATCAAAAGTGATGGCTCATACTCATTACCAAAAGGTACAAATAAAAGTTATTTTGAGAAAAAAAAAAAAGACGTATCTTTGGTTATTGAATCAGGAGATCAAGAGATTGAGTTAATCAAAGGTACAGATAGTCTAGAAGAAATCAATCGCAAAACAATTGCTTGTGCGAATATAGGAATCAATCCTTATACAGGAAAGAAGATCAGCCAGGAAGAAGCAAAGAAATTCAAATATGCTGCATGGTCAGGAACTCTTACGAATATTGGCGATACTGTGATGGGTGCATATTATGGAAACAAAGGTGCTTCGAGAATAGATGGCATGGATGATGTTGGTAGTGTCAAGAAAAAATCTAATAGTGAGAGTACTGGTGGGGCTACTCAGAAAGTTATTTCTGAATTTAAGAGTCCTGTGTTAGATGGCAAGCGAGTCGGGGGTGGAACAACAGTTGATGATATAAAACCAATTTGGGGAAAAGATCCTTTAGACAAACCAATTATAGACAAGGAATTTCCACATGTTCCAAAAGAACATGGATTTAGCAACATTGTTGACAATTATCCAACTATTGCAAATGAGTATTCTTTAGTTGGTGGAGATGGAATTAGTAGAAGATTTTTTCAAATTGAAGGAAGTAACAATGGAAAAATAGGTGTTTTTGAATGGATTGTCGAACCTAATGGTAATATAAGCCATAGAAGATTTATAAATGGTGGTACGTTGACTGGAAAACCAAATCAAGTTCCTAAAAAATAA